The following proteins are co-located in the Streptomyces sp. NBC_00435 genome:
- a CDS encoding VOC family protein: protein MTVQLNHTIVHSRDNRESAEFLAYFLGLEVGAPWGPFIPVETANGVTLDFATAPDGSITPQHYAFLVSEAEFDEAFAKIQRAKITYFADPHGRHPGEINHNDGGRGVYFQDPSGHGMELITRPYGGFKE from the coding sequence ATGACCGTCCAGCTCAACCACACGATCGTCCACTCCCGCGACAACCGGGAGTCCGCGGAATTCCTGGCGTACTTCCTCGGCCTCGAAGTCGGGGCACCTTGGGGCCCCTTCATCCCCGTCGAGACGGCCAACGGCGTCACCCTGGACTTCGCGACCGCCCCGGACGGGTCCATCACCCCGCAGCACTACGCGTTCCTCGTCTCCGAGGCCGAGTTCGACGAGGCCTTCGCGAAGATCCAGCGGGCGAAGATCACCTACTTCGCGGACCCGCACGGCCGCCACCCCGGCGAGATCAACCACAACGACGGCGGGCGCGGCGTGTACTTCCAGGACCCCTCGGGGCACGGCATGGAACTGATCACCCGGCCGTACGGCGGCTTCAAGGAGTAG